A part of Tiliqua scincoides isolate rTilSci1 chromosome 13, rTilSci1.hap2, whole genome shotgun sequence genomic DNA contains:
- the MSLN gene encoding mesothelin produces the protein MANSQMMLPTLSDPLACKEGVDILGDSVCNISSNAIATSGKNLLKQLSQCRSFTPDQVRAIRALLSSGDSPFGPPSEWSSSTLDELRCLFHLLDHSILAQIPRAVLLPWVKVLSQPSREQLATVVRNLRSPRRRRAAECPPGKTVTQEVVSDDLMPLDYSPEELRACLKGPILANNLDILMDYAFTYEQLHVIKDNLDEMFPNGYPSSIAQHLGSLMDIMTPDDFKTWNITSAETLTSLLANEPDDKLAAAIIQQYTDSGGEINTQTLKAIGSRYICLLNEDQLNKIDETAFKEVNNLDLSKCAQTTKNILYPQAKRALSDRHNEFPYYYDMIKPYLGGAPGEDLRALGKDNLNMSIKTFMNLRYDAVMELTIHDVKALLGKNLGELTKEQDNFPIKDWICKQNQSDLDKLGIGLHCGQP, from the exons ATGGCCAATTCACAGATGATGCTTCCG ACTCTCTCTGACCCACTTGCATGCAAGGAAGGCGTAGATATTCTGGGCGACTCGGTCTGCAACATCAGTTCCAATGCCATTGCCACTTCTGGCAAGAATTTGCTGAAGCAATTAAGTCAGTGTCGGTCCTTCACTCCAGATCAAGTCAGAGCCATTCGAGCCCTTCTCAGCAGTGGAGACTCCCCCTTTGG GCCTCCTTCTGAGTGGTCATCCTCTACCCTGGATGAGTTGAGATGTTTGTTTCATCTTTTAGATCACAGCATCCTGGCACAAATTCCCAGG GCTGTTTTATTACCTTGGGTGAAAGTTTTATCCCAACCATCAAGAGAACAGCTGGCAACTGTTGTGCGAAACCTCAGGTCCCCCCGGAGAAGACGTGCTGCAG AATGCCCACCTGGTAAAACTGTAACACAGGAGGTGGTCAGCGATGACTTAATGCCTCTTGATTATAGTCCTGAGGAATTGCGTGCATGTTTGAAAGGCCCAATCCTGGCAAATAATCTTGACATCCTGATGGACTATGCTTTCACTTATGAGCAACTGCATGTGATAAAGGATAACCTAGATGag ATGTTTCCCAATGGATATCCTAGTTCGATAGCACAACATCTTGGAAGCCTCATGGATATAATGACTCCTGATGATTTCAAAACATGGAACATCACTTCAGCAGAGACTCTCACTTCTTTGTTGGCTAATGAACCTGATGATAAGCTG gCTGCTGCAATTATTCAGCAATATACTGATTCTGGAGGTGAAATAAATACTCAAACTCTAAAAGCAATTGGTTCAAGATACATCTGTCTTCTGAATGAGGATCAGCTCAACAAGATAGATGAAACTGCTTTCAA gGAGGTCAACAATCTGGATCTTTCCAAATGCGCACAAACCACCAAGAATATCCTATACCCGCAAGCCAAGCGGGCTCTCTCTGACCGACACAACGAGTTTCCCTATTATTATGACATGATCAAACCTTACCTAG gagGTGCTCCTGGTGAGGATCTGAGAGCTCTTGGCAAAGATAATCTCAACATGAGTATCAAGACCTTCATGAATCTGAGATATGATGCTGTGATG GAACTAACAATCCATGATGTAAAAGCCTTGCTGGGAAAAAATCTGGGAGAACTGACGAAAGAGCAAGATAATTTTCCTATAAAAGATTGGATCTGCAAGCAGAATCAGTCAGACCTAGACAAACTAGGCATTGGACTCCATTGTGGACAACCATAG